One Glycine max cultivar Williams 82 chromosome 6, Glycine_max_v4.0, whole genome shotgun sequence DNA segment encodes these proteins:
- the LOC100804392 gene encoding uncharacterized protein, translating into MFPPPTQTTLPSLPDLLLTALSVCFLVSSSKPHIGGSTRCPFPRRFLKIPAMSLTTITTTSTSSKNNNNLNSHLPPRRHSFASPQSLSEWLKPRLPSESFASWGVKPGTKNVHNLWLELSQGETSLADSTPPVRTVHVVLVRVTGKHGRILVESHQDLSDGSVRKRGRPLSEKMKPNEDPESAAVRGIMEELGSAIGGGAKNFEIDDIVTIDPNSYEMRVEERDSGSYPGLPGCYVLHTLSATVECLPEGDFCTYEVDEYGGVFEDKIVADEAVSVKKHYWTWVSADSIGT; encoded by the coding sequence ATGTTCCCGCCGCCGACGCAGACGACCCTCCCCTCTCTGCCGGATCTCCTCCTCACGGCCCTCTCCGTCTGCTTCCTAGTCTCCTCCTCGAAGCCCCACATCGGTGGTTCCACCCGCTGCCCCTTCCCGCGTCGATTCCTCAAAATCCCCGCCATGTCCCTCACAACGATAACAACAACCTCAACATCCtcgaaaaacaacaacaacctcaattCCCACCTCCCTCCCCGCCGCCACAGCTTCGCGTCCCCGCAGTCGCTCTCGGAATGGCTGAAGCCGCGGCTCCCCTCGGAATCCTTCGCCTCGTGGGGCGTGAAGCCCGGTACGAAGAACGTGCACAACCTCTGGCTCGAGCTCTCCCAGGGCGAAACCTCCCTCGCCGACTCCACCCCTCCGGTTCGAACCGTACACGTCGTCCTCGTCCGCGTCACCGGAAAACACGGCAGAATCCTAGTGGAGTCGCATCAGGATTTGTCGGACGGCAGCGTTAGGAAGCGCGGGAGGCCCCTGTCGGAGAAGATGAAGCCCAACGAGGACCCCGAATCCGCCGCCGTCAGAGGGATTATGGAGGAGCTCGGGTCTGCGATTGGTGGCGGAGCGAAGAATTTTGAAATCGATGACATTGTCACCATTGATCCCAATTCGTATGAGATGAGGGTTGAAGAGCGAGATTCGGGTTCTTACCCGGGTTTGCCCGGTTGCTACGTTTTGCACACGCTCAGTGCCACCGTGGAGTGTTTGCCCGAAGGGGATTTTTGCACCTACGAGGTGGATGAGTATGGAGGGGTTTTTGAAGACAAAATTGTTGCGGATGAAGCTGTTTCTGTTAAGAAGCATTATTGGACTTGGGTTAGTGCTGATTCCATCGGCACTTGA